ACATCGTCAACGGCTTCGGTGTGGAGGCGGGCAAGCCCCTCGCGTCGAGCCCGCGGGTGGCGAAGGTCGCGTTCACCGGCGAGACCACCACGGGGCGGCTGATCATGCAGTACGCCGCGGAGAACATCAGGCCCGTCACGCTGGAACTGGGCGGCAAGTCGCCGAACATCTTCTTCGACGACATCTGGTCGGCCGACGACGACCTCCGGGACAAGGCCCTGGAGGGCTTCACGATGTTCGCCCTCAACCAGGGCGAGGTGTGTACGTGCCCGTCGCGGGCGCTGATCCAGCGCGGCCACTACAGCGAGTTCCTGGACGCCGGCATCGCCCGTACCGAGGCGATCGTCCCGGGCCACCCCCTCGACACGGACACGATGATCGGCGCGCAGGCCTCCAACGACCAGTTGCAGAAGATCCTTTCGTACCTGGACATCGGCCAGCAGGAAGGCGCGAAGATCCTCACGGGCGGCCGGCGCATCGAGTACGACGGCGAACTGGCGGGCGGCTACTACGTACAGCCGACGATCTTCGAGGGCGACAACCGGATGCGTGTCTTCCAGGAGGAGATCTTCGGTCCGGTCGTCGCAGTCACCTCGTTCGCCGACTTCGACGACGCGATCAAGACGGCGAACGACACCCTGTACGGCCTCGGTGCCGGTGTCTGGACGCGCGACGTCAACCAGGCATACCGCGCCGGCCGGGCGATCCAGGCGGGCCGGGTCTGGACGAACTGCTACCACGCGTACCCGGCGCACGCGGCCTTCGGCGGCTACAAGCAGTCCGGCATCGGCCGTGAGACGCACAAGATGATGCTGGATCACTACCAGCAGACGAAGAACCTCCTCGTCTCATACTCGCCGAAGAAACTGGGCTTCTTCTAGACGCCAAAAAGGGCGCCTGACCAGGCACTTCACCTGTCAGGCGCCCTTCCCGGCGCGCATCTAAGTCACGGGGTGAAGTGCAGAGGCGGGCGCAGAGGCCAGGCCCCAGGTAATGCGACACGACCTGCGGGGGACACGGTCTGTGTAGCAACAAGGATGAGAAGACCAGATGGTCCACCTCCCTCTCGTGGACGTCATGTCGCTACATCGCGCCGCCTTGTGAGGCGTCCTCCTTCGGCAGGCCCTTCACGGTTACGTGCTGCTGTGCTGGTGCTGTTCGGGGAGCAGGCTCTCGGGGTGCACCCACAGCACCACGTTGTCCAGGCGCCCGTCGCCGGAACCCCTGCCCTCCCTCCCGAAGAAGTCGAGGATGTCCTGCTCCGAGTGGCGCAGGCTGAAATGGGTCAGGACGAACAGGGTCTCGGGATGCGCCTCGACCACGGGGCGGAGGCGGCTCCAGACGGTGTGCCCGACCCGATCCGCCCGCTCCAGCTCGCTGTCGTGGAGGAAT
The genomic region above belongs to Streptomyces marianii and contains:
- the exaC gene encoding acetaldehyde dehydrogenase ExaC — protein: MTRYAAPGTEGAIVTYASRYDHWIGGESVPPTRGQYFENPSPVNGKAFTEIARGTAEDVERALDAAHAAAPAWGRTAPDVRANILLRIADRMETHLEELAVAETWENGKPVRETLAADIPLAVDHFRYFAGVLRAQEGSLSELDDDTVAYHFHEPLGVVAQIIPWNFPILMAVWKLAPALAAGNAVVLKPAEQTPASIHYWMGLVADLLPPGVVNIVNGFGVEAGKPLASSPRVAKVAFTGETTTGRLIMQYAAENIRPVTLELGGKSPNIFFDDIWSADDDLRDKALEGFTMFALNQGEVCTCPSRALIQRGHYSEFLDAGIARTEAIVPGHPLDTDTMIGAQASNDQLQKILSYLDIGQQEGAKILTGGRRIEYDGELAGGYYVQPTIFEGDNRMRVFQEEIFGPVVAVTSFADFDDAIKTANDTLYGLGAGVWTRDVNQAYRAGRAIQAGRVWTNCYHAYPAHAAFGGYKQSGIGRETHKMMLDHYQQTKNLLVSYSPKKLGFF